From one Gossypium hirsutum isolate 1008001.06 chromosome D08, Gossypium_hirsutum_v2.1, whole genome shotgun sequence genomic stretch:
- the LOC107916504 gene encoding cellulose synthase A catalytic subunit 4 [UDP-forming]-like, producing MASTTMAAGFGSLAVDENRGSSTHQSSTKICRVCGDKIGQKENGQPFVACHVCAFPVCRPCYEYERSEGNQCCPQCNTRYKRHKGSPRISGDEEDDSDQDDFDDEFQIKNRKDDSHPQHENEEYNNNNHQWHPNGQAFSVAGSTAGKDLEGDKEIYGSEEWKERVEKWKVRQEKRGLVSNDNGGNDPPEEDDYLLAEARQPLWRKVPISSSLISPYRIVIVLRFFILAFFLRFRILTPAYDAYPLWLISVICEVWFAFSWILDQFPKWFPITRETYLDRLSLRFEREGEPNQLGAVDVFVSTVDPLKEPPIITANTVLSILAVDYPVEKVCCYVSDDGASMLLFDSLSETAEFARRWVPFCKKHNVEPRAPEFYFNEKIDYLKDKVHPSFVKERRAMKREYEEFKVRINALVAKAQKKPEEGWVMQDGTPWPGNNTRDHPGMIQVYLGSAGALDVDGKELPRLVYVSREKRPGYQHHKKAGAENALVRVSAVLTNAPFILNLDCDHYINNSKAMREAMCFLMDPQFGKKLCYVQFPQRFDGIDRHDRYANRNVVFFDINMLGLDGLQGPVYVGTGCVFNRQALYGYDPPVSEKRPKMTCDCWPSWCCCCCRGSRKKSKKKGEKKGLLGGLLYGKKKKKMMGKNYVKKGSAPVFDLEEIEEGLEGYEELEKSSLMSQKNFEKRFGQSPVFIASTLMENGGLPEGTNSTSLIKEAIHVISCGYEEKTEWGKEIGWIYGSVTEDILTGFKMHCRGWKSVYCVPKRPAFKGSAPINLSDRLHQVLRWALGSVEIFLSRHCPLWYGYGGKLKWLERLAYINTIVYPFTSIPLLAYCTIPAVCLLTGKFIIPTLSNLTSVWFLALFLSIIATGVLELRWSGVSIQDWWRNEQFWVIGGVSAHLFAVFQGLLKVLAGVDTNFTVTAKAAEDTEFGELYLFKWTTLLIPPTTLIILNMVGVVAGVSDAINNGYGSWGPLFGKLFFAFWVILHLYPFLKGLMGRQNRTPTIVVLWSILLASIFSLVWVRIDPFLPKQTGPVLKQCGVEC from the exons ATGGCTTCAACCACCATGGCTGCTGGCTTTGGTTCACTTGCTGTCGACGAg AATCGGGGATCATCGACACATCAATCATCAACGAAGATATGCAGAGTGTGTGGGGATAAGATCGGGCAAAAGGAAAACGGACAACCGTTCGTGGCTTGTCATGTCTGTGCTTTCCCGGTTTGCCGCCCTTGTTATGAATATGAAAGGAGTGAAGGAAACCAGTGCTGTCCTCAGTGCAATACTCGCTATAAGCGTCACAaag GTAGTCCAAGAATTTCAGGAGATGAAGAAGATGATTCAGATCaagatgattttgatgatgaatttcAGATTAAGAACCGCAAGGATGACTCGCATCCACAACAT GAAAATGAggagtataataataataatcatcaatGGCATCCCAATGGTCAAGCTTTCTCAGTTGCCGGAAGCA CGGCGGGGAAGGATTTGGAAGGGGATAAAGAGATTTACGGAAGCGAAGAATGGAAAGAAAGAGTTGAGAAATGGAAAGTCAGGCAAGAAAAAAGAGGTTTGGTAAGCAACGATAATGGCGGAAATGATCCTCCTGAAGAAGATGATTATCT CTTGGCTGAAGCTCGCCAGCCTCTATGGCGAAAAGTGCCAATTTCGTCAAGTCTGATAAGCCCTTACCGGATAGTCATCGTCCTCCGATTCTTCATCCTCGCATTTTTCCTCCGGTTCCGTATTCTAACACCCGCCTACGACGCTTACCCGTTATGGCTAATCTCTGTCATCTGCGAAGTTTGGTTCGCCTTCTCCTGGATTCTCGATCAGTTCCCCAAATGGTTCCCTATTACTCGcgaaacttacctcgatcgcctCTCCTTGAGGTTCGAGCGTGAAGGAGAGCCCAATCAACTTGGCGCCGTCGACGTCTTCGTCAGTACCGTCGACCCTCTCAAGGAACCCCCCATCATAACGGCCAACACGGTTCTATCGATCTTGGCCGTCGATTACCCGGTCGAGAAAGTGTGTTGTTATGTGTCGGACGATGGTGCTTCCATGCTTCTTTTCGATTCGTTGTCTGAAACGGCTGAGTTCGCGAGGAGATGGGTTCCGTTTTGTAAGAAGCATAATGTTGAGCCCAGGGCGCCGGAGTTTTATTTCAATGAGAAGATTGATTATTTGAAGGACAAGGTCCATCCTAGCTTTGTTAAAGAACGGAGAGCCATGAAA AGGGAATATGAAGAATTTAAAGTAAGGATCAATGCATTAGTAGCAAAAGCTCAGAAGAAACCAGAAGAAGGATGGGTGATGCAAGATGGCACCCCGTGGCCCGGAAATAACACTCGTGATCATCCTGGAATGATTCAG GTCTATCTAGGAAGTGCCGGTGCACTTGATGTGGATGGCAAAGAGCTGCCTCGACTTGTCTATGTTTCTCGTGAGAAACGACCTGGTTATCAGCACCATAAGAAAGCCGGTGCTGAGAATGCTCTG GTTCGAGTTTCTGCAGTGCTTACTAATGCACCCTTCATATTGAATCTGGATTGTGATCATTACATCAACAATAGCAAGGCCATGAGGGAAGCGATGTGCTTTTTAATGGATCCTCAGTTTGGAAAGAAGCTTTGTTATGTTCAATTTCCACAGAGATTTGATGGTATTGATCGTCATGATCGATATGCTAATCGAAACGTCGTCTTCTTCGAT ATCAACATGTTGGGATTAGATGGACTTCAAGGCCCTGTATATGTAGGCACAGGGTGTGTTTTCAACAGGCAGGCATTGTATGGCTACGATCCACCAGTCTCTGAGAAACGACCGAAGATGACATGTGATTGCTGGCCTTCTTGGTGTTGCTGTTGTTGCAGAGGTTCTAGgaagaaatcaaagaagaaagGCGAAAAGAAGGGCTTACTCGGAGGTCTTTTATacggaaaaaagaagaagaagatgatgggCAAAAACTATGTGAAAAAAGGGTCTGCGCCAGTCTTTGATCTCGAAGAAATCGAAGAAGGGCTTGAAGGATACGAAGAACTGGAGAAATCGTCGTTAATGTCGCAGAAGAATTTCGAGAAACGATTCGGGCAATCACCGGTTTTCATTGCCTCAACTTTGATGGAAAATGGTGGCCTTCCTGAAGGAACTAATTCCACATCACTGATTAAAGAAGCCATTCACGTAATTAGCTGTGGTTATGAAGAAAAAACTGAGTGGGGCAAAGAG ATCGGATGGATTTATGGGTCGGTGACGGAGGATATTTTAACAGGTTTCAAGATGCATTGTAGAGGGTGGAAATCGGTTTATTGTGTACCGAAAAGACCGGCATTCAAAGGGTCCGCTCCAATCAATCTCTCAGATCGGTTGCACCAAGTTTTGAGATGGGCACTTGGCTCTGTAGAAATTTTCCTTAGTCGTCACTGTCCACTTTGGTATGGTTATGGCGGAAAACTGAAATGGCTCGAGAGGCTTGCTTATATCAACACCATTGTTTACCCTTTCACCTCGATCCCTTTACTCGCCTATTGTACTATTCCAGCTGTTTGTCTCCTCACTGGCAAATTCATCATCCCAACT CTAAGCAACCTTACAAGTGTGTGGTTCTTGGCACTTTTCCTCTCCATCATTGCAACTGGAGTGCTTGAACTTCGATGGAGCGGGGTTAGCATCCAAGACTGGTGGCGCAATGAACAATTCTGGGTGATCGGAGGTGTCTCCGCCCATCTTTTCGCCGTCTTCCAAGGCCTCCTCAAAGTCCTAGCTGGAGTAGACACCAACTTCACCGTAACAGCAAAAGCAGCAGAGGATACAGAATTCGGTGAACTTTATCTCTTCAAATGGACAACTCTCTTAATCCCTCCCACAACTCTGATAATACTGAACATGGTCGGAGTTGTGGCCGGAGTTTCAGACGCAATCAACAACGGCTATGGTTCATGGGGTCCATTGTTCGGCAAACTGTTCTTCGCATTCTGGGTCATTCTTCATCTTTACCCATTCCTCAAAGGTTTGATGGGGAGACAAAACAGGACGCCCACCATTGTAGTGCTTTGGTCCATACTTTTGGCATCGATTTTCTCACTTGTTTGGGTACGGATCGATCCCTTCTTGCCCAAACAAACAGGTCCAGTTCTTAAACAATGTGGCGTGGAGTGCTAA
- the LOC107916520 gene encoding uncharacterized protein isoform X1 → MFGCECFYRKKMDLLPLSDPEPFSLPAPLPQWPHGQGFASGKLNLGELEVVKISRFKFIWSSNLEDKKIGVTFYKPVGIPDGFYILGHYCQSNDQPLRGFVLVAREAPSKSEAADFSTRVTSPALREPLDYTLAWKSNDGSEGSLEGCGFFWLPQPPEGYKSVGYLVTSSKKPKLDNVRCVRADLTDRCEKYRVMHSEFSFRVWSTRPYHRGMLGRGVSVGTFSCISDSIPGLELPLSCLKNLDPSLHGMPNCDQIHALINHYGPTFFFHPDEIYLPSSVSWFFENGALLFRKGDSVGEPIDVGGSNLPSGGCNDGEFWIDLPSGDQRKTIKLGNLASAKLYLHVKPALGGTFTDIALWIFCPFNGPATLKVGIMNIALNKIGQHVCDWEHVTLRICNFTGELWSIYFSQHSGGGWVNAYELEYTQGNKAIIYSSRNGHASFSHPGTYIQGSAKLGIGIRNDCTSSIFYVDSSTHYELVAAEYLGDGIVAEPGWLQFMRKWGPTIVYDSRTELDKIVHVLPVMLQSSVKNIFDKLPVELYGEEGPTGPKEKNNWVGDEKG, encoded by the exons ATGTTCGGGTGCGAATGTTTCTACAGGAAGAAAATGGATCTGTTGCCTCTTTCAGACCCTGAACCCTTCTCCCTTCCAGCACCTCTCCCTCAATGGCCTCATG GTCAGGGATTTGCTTCTGGAAAATTAAATCTCGGAGAACTCGAAGTTGTTAAAATCTCGAGATTTAAGTTCATCTGGAGCAGTAACTTGGAGGACAAGAAAATAGGTGTCACGTTTTATAAACCAGTTGGAATACCTGATGGATTTTATATCCTTGGTCACTATTGTCAATCTAATGACCAACCTTTAAGAGGTTTTGTTCTTGTTGCTCGAGAGGCACCTTCCAAATCTGAAGCCGCTGATTTCTCAACTCGTGTTACTTCACCAGCCCTTAGGGAGCCTCTCGATTATACACTAGCTTGGAAATCGAATGATGGGAGTGAGGGAAGTCTTGAAGGTTGCGGTTTCTTCTGGTTGCCACAGCCTCCTGAGGGTTACAAGTCCGTAGGTTATTTGGTCACAAGttctaaaaaaccaaaattaGATAATGTGAGATGTGTTCGAGCTGACCTAACTGATAGATGCGAAAAGTATCGAGTTATGCATTCGGAATTTTCGTTTCGAGTTTGGAGCACAAGACCGTATCATCGAGGGATGCTGGGGAGAGGTGTCTCCGTTGGGACTTTTTCTTGCATTAGTGATTCGATACCTGGACTAGAACTGCCTCTCTCATGCTTGAAGAATTTAGATCCTTCACTACATGGAATGCCAAACTGTGATCAGAttcatgcactaataaaccacTATGGACCTACATTCTTCTTTCATCCCGATGAAATCTACTTGCCTTCTTCAGTTTCATGGTTTTTCGAGAATGGAGCACTCCTGTTCAGAAAGGGGGACTCAGTAGGTGAACCAATTGATGTCGGTGGCTCGAATCTACCTAGTGGTGGCTGCAATGATGGAGAATTTTGGATTGATTTGCCAAGTGGTGATCAGAGGAAAACTATAAAACTAGGAAATTTGGCAAGTGCTAAACTTTATCTACATGTGAAACCAGCACTTGGTGGGACTTTCACTGATATTGCTCTGTGGATTTTCTGCCCCTTCAACGGACCAGCAACGCTTAAAGTCGGTATTATGAACATTGCACTTAACAAGATCGGACAGCATGTATGTGATTGGGAGCATGTTACACTCCGTATATGCAACTTTACCGGAGAGCTTTGGAGCATATACTTCTCTCAGCACAGTGGTGGTGGATGGGTGAATGCATATGAATTGGAGTACACACAAGGAAATAAAGCGATCATCTACTCGTCAAGAAATGGACACGCTAGCTTTTCTCACCCTGGGACTTACATTCAGGGTTCTGCAAAACTAGGAATCGGTATTCGAAACGATTGCACTAGTAGTATCTTCTACGTAGATTCAAGTACTCATTACGAACTCGTTGCAGCTGAGTATCTCGGAGATGGGATCGTAGCTGAGCCTGGTTGGTTGCAGTTTATGCGAAAATGGGGTCCAACTATTGTCTATGATTCGAGAACTGAATTGGATAAAATTGTTCATGTTTTACCGGTGATGCTTCAATCGTCGGTGAAGAACATTTTTGATAAGCTTCCGGTTGAGCTTTATGGAGAGGAAGGCCCTACTGGTCCTAAGGAGAAGAATAATTGGGTTGGCGATGAAAAAGGCTAG
- the LOC107916520 gene encoding uncharacterized protein isoform X3, protein MTYLEISFIGLPAFSGQGFASGKLNLGELEVVKISRFKFIWSSNLEDKKIGVTFYKPVGIPDGFYILGHYCQSNDQPLRGFVLVAREAPSKSEAADFSTRVTSPALREPLDYTLAWKSNDGSEGSLEGCGFFWLPQPPEGYKSVGYLVTSSKKPKLDNVRCVRADLTDRCEKYRVMHSEFSFRVWSTRPYHRGMLGRGVSVGTFSCISDSIPGLELPLSCLKNLDPSLHGMPNCDQIHALINHYGPTFFFHPDEIYLPSSVSWFFENGALLFRKGDSVGEPIDVGGSNLPSGGCNDGEFWIDLPSGDQRKTIKLGNLASAKLYLHVKPALGGTFTDIALWIFCPFNGPATLKVGIMNIALNKIGQHVCDWEHVTLRICNFTGELWSIYFSQHSGGGWVNAYELEYTQGNKAIIYSSRNGHASFSHPGTYIQGSAKLGIGIRNDCTSSIFYVDSSTHYELVAAEYLGDGIVAEPGWLQFMRKWGPTIVYDSRTELDKIVHVLPVMLQSSVKNIFDKLPVELYGEEGPTGPKEKNNWVGDEKG, encoded by the coding sequence ATGACttatcttgaaatttcttttattgGCCTGCCTGCATTTTCAGGTCAGGGATTTGCTTCTGGAAAATTAAATCTCGGAGAACTCGAAGTTGTTAAAATCTCGAGATTTAAGTTCATCTGGAGCAGTAACTTGGAGGACAAGAAAATAGGTGTCACGTTTTATAAACCAGTTGGAATACCTGATGGATTTTATATCCTTGGTCACTATTGTCAATCTAATGACCAACCTTTAAGAGGTTTTGTTCTTGTTGCTCGAGAGGCACCTTCCAAATCTGAAGCCGCTGATTTCTCAACTCGTGTTACTTCACCAGCCCTTAGGGAGCCTCTCGATTATACACTAGCTTGGAAATCGAATGATGGGAGTGAGGGAAGTCTTGAAGGTTGCGGTTTCTTCTGGTTGCCACAGCCTCCTGAGGGTTACAAGTCCGTAGGTTATTTGGTCACAAGttctaaaaaaccaaaattaGATAATGTGAGATGTGTTCGAGCTGACCTAACTGATAGATGCGAAAAGTATCGAGTTATGCATTCGGAATTTTCGTTTCGAGTTTGGAGCACAAGACCGTATCATCGAGGGATGCTGGGGAGAGGTGTCTCCGTTGGGACTTTTTCTTGCATTAGTGATTCGATACCTGGACTAGAACTGCCTCTCTCATGCTTGAAGAATTTAGATCCTTCACTACATGGAATGCCAAACTGTGATCAGAttcatgcactaataaaccacTATGGACCTACATTCTTCTTTCATCCCGATGAAATCTACTTGCCTTCTTCAGTTTCATGGTTTTTCGAGAATGGAGCACTCCTGTTCAGAAAGGGGGACTCAGTAGGTGAACCAATTGATGTCGGTGGCTCGAATCTACCTAGTGGTGGCTGCAATGATGGAGAATTTTGGATTGATTTGCCAAGTGGTGATCAGAGGAAAACTATAAAACTAGGAAATTTGGCAAGTGCTAAACTTTATCTACATGTGAAACCAGCACTTGGTGGGACTTTCACTGATATTGCTCTGTGGATTTTCTGCCCCTTCAACGGACCAGCAACGCTTAAAGTCGGTATTATGAACATTGCACTTAACAAGATCGGACAGCATGTATGTGATTGGGAGCATGTTACACTCCGTATATGCAACTTTACCGGAGAGCTTTGGAGCATATACTTCTCTCAGCACAGTGGTGGTGGATGGGTGAATGCATATGAATTGGAGTACACACAAGGAAATAAAGCGATCATCTACTCGTCAAGAAATGGACACGCTAGCTTTTCTCACCCTGGGACTTACATTCAGGGTTCTGCAAAACTAGGAATCGGTATTCGAAACGATTGCACTAGTAGTATCTTCTACGTAGATTCAAGTACTCATTACGAACTCGTTGCAGCTGAGTATCTCGGAGATGGGATCGTAGCTGAGCCTGGTTGGTTGCAGTTTATGCGAAAATGGGGTCCAACTATTGTCTATGATTCGAGAACTGAATTGGATAAAATTGTTCATGTTTTACCGGTGATGCTTCAATCGTCGGTGAAGAACATTTTTGATAAGCTTCCGGTTGAGCTTTATGGAGAGGAAGGCCCTACTGGTCCTAAGGAGAAGAATAATTGGGTTGGCGATGAAAAAGGCTAG
- the LOC107916520 gene encoding uncharacterized protein isoform X2, which produces MSIAEAGKIQCKFKSKGQGFASGKLNLGELEVVKISRFKFIWSSNLEDKKIGVTFYKPVGIPDGFYILGHYCQSNDQPLRGFVLVAREAPSKSEAADFSTRVTSPALREPLDYTLAWKSNDGSEGSLEGCGFFWLPQPPEGYKSVGYLVTSSKKPKLDNVRCVRADLTDRCEKYRVMHSEFSFRVWSTRPYHRGMLGRGVSVGTFSCISDSIPGLELPLSCLKNLDPSLHGMPNCDQIHALINHYGPTFFFHPDEIYLPSSVSWFFENGALLFRKGDSVGEPIDVGGSNLPSGGCNDGEFWIDLPSGDQRKTIKLGNLASAKLYLHVKPALGGTFTDIALWIFCPFNGPATLKVGIMNIALNKIGQHVCDWEHVTLRICNFTGELWSIYFSQHSGGGWVNAYELEYTQGNKAIIYSSRNGHASFSHPGTYIQGSAKLGIGIRNDCTSSIFYVDSSTHYELVAAEYLGDGIVAEPGWLQFMRKWGPTIVYDSRTELDKIVHVLPVMLQSSVKNIFDKLPVELYGEEGPTGPKEKNNWVGDEKG; this is translated from the exons ATG TCCATAGCGGAGGCTGGTAAAATACAATGCAAGTTCAAGTCAAAAG GTCAGGGATTTGCTTCTGGAAAATTAAATCTCGGAGAACTCGAAGTTGTTAAAATCTCGAGATTTAAGTTCATCTGGAGCAGTAACTTGGAGGACAAGAAAATAGGTGTCACGTTTTATAAACCAGTTGGAATACCTGATGGATTTTATATCCTTGGTCACTATTGTCAATCTAATGACCAACCTTTAAGAGGTTTTGTTCTTGTTGCTCGAGAGGCACCTTCCAAATCTGAAGCCGCTGATTTCTCAACTCGTGTTACTTCACCAGCCCTTAGGGAGCCTCTCGATTATACACTAGCTTGGAAATCGAATGATGGGAGTGAGGGAAGTCTTGAAGGTTGCGGTTTCTTCTGGTTGCCACAGCCTCCTGAGGGTTACAAGTCCGTAGGTTATTTGGTCACAAGttctaaaaaaccaaaattaGATAATGTGAGATGTGTTCGAGCTGACCTAACTGATAGATGCGAAAAGTATCGAGTTATGCATTCGGAATTTTCGTTTCGAGTTTGGAGCACAAGACCGTATCATCGAGGGATGCTGGGGAGAGGTGTCTCCGTTGGGACTTTTTCTTGCATTAGTGATTCGATACCTGGACTAGAACTGCCTCTCTCATGCTTGAAGAATTTAGATCCTTCACTACATGGAATGCCAAACTGTGATCAGAttcatgcactaataaaccacTATGGACCTACATTCTTCTTTCATCCCGATGAAATCTACTTGCCTTCTTCAGTTTCATGGTTTTTCGAGAATGGAGCACTCCTGTTCAGAAAGGGGGACTCAGTAGGTGAACCAATTGATGTCGGTGGCTCGAATCTACCTAGTGGTGGCTGCAATGATGGAGAATTTTGGATTGATTTGCCAAGTGGTGATCAGAGGAAAACTATAAAACTAGGAAATTTGGCAAGTGCTAAACTTTATCTACATGTGAAACCAGCACTTGGTGGGACTTTCACTGATATTGCTCTGTGGATTTTCTGCCCCTTCAACGGACCAGCAACGCTTAAAGTCGGTATTATGAACATTGCACTTAACAAGATCGGACAGCATGTATGTGATTGGGAGCATGTTACACTCCGTATATGCAACTTTACCGGAGAGCTTTGGAGCATATACTTCTCTCAGCACAGTGGTGGTGGATGGGTGAATGCATATGAATTGGAGTACACACAAGGAAATAAAGCGATCATCTACTCGTCAAGAAATGGACACGCTAGCTTTTCTCACCCTGGGACTTACATTCAGGGTTCTGCAAAACTAGGAATCGGTATTCGAAACGATTGCACTAGTAGTATCTTCTACGTAGATTCAAGTACTCATTACGAACTCGTTGCAGCTGAGTATCTCGGAGATGGGATCGTAGCTGAGCCTGGTTGGTTGCAGTTTATGCGAAAATGGGGTCCAACTATTGTCTATGATTCGAGAACTGAATTGGATAAAATTGTTCATGTTTTACCGGTGATGCTTCAATCGTCGGTGAAGAACATTTTTGATAAGCTTCCGGTTGAGCTTTATGGAGAGGAAGGCCCTACTGGTCCTAAGGAGAAGAATAATTGGGTTGGCGATGAAAAAGGCTAG
- the LOC107916541 gene encoding uncharacterized protein has protein sequence MESNPVVFDISSDDDDEVASGLEESKGDDYDWFSEVLEAVNKGFDDSDEVVVIGEVNPNKKSKTRNSSVRKDVTEEDDDCIVLEGDPEKAVSDVNDYHDGSDELLVVGHKGQVACRDFPHPRHDCAKFPFSSTSHDQHCELCHCFVCDVRAPCCYWGSGITNTDHCHATDKEEIWSTLRKNFRHGRNVSVPPVTSHSTIVPQHNHVLHRDIIRLTTQNHVSRPTPVRASGNCIPQNNVPRPSIIRACSSSSTKHGVPYNPTVGSRHVLNRSTIQPRSGSQELLGVRNSVIQRDRGTKTRNMSSQFVSSNTMSKRLDTEVPATVTRNAFVPPENIKNIISARASQYQPENIENITSAHASQYQRNPASVTTSNERNPNLIVCPNNSDTSLGTHTYQSSSQPRMDPIFANSAPSLYPPYNLCVPQSNVYNDTSRVQNQSHPATYNGFSDFDINWVNNIDLSNQQSSADYLQFQTSGSTNGEGPFKVNGGDKSYYNELESLLLDNQCAPGGSLTAGLNAPSPPDHIPLETGMLFFDIESSWDRLTRA, from the exons ATGGAGTCAAATCCAGTGGTTTTCGATATAAGCTCCGACGACGACGATGAGGTGGCGTCGGGTTTGGAAGAGTCTAAAGGGGATGACTACGACTGGTTTTCGGAAGTTCTGGAAGCCGTTAATAAGGGTTTCGACGATTCCGATGAGGTGGTGGTGATCGGGGAGGTCAACCCTAATAAGAAGTCGAAGACACGGAACTCATCGGTGAGGAAGGATGTTACTGAAGAAGACGATGATTGTATCGTTTTGGAAGGTGACCCCGAAAAGGCGGTGTCCGATGTTAATGATTACCATGATGGTTCTGATGAGTTGCTTGTTGTCGGCCACAAAGGGCAg GTTGCTTGCAGAGATTTCCCCCATCCACGACATGATTGTGCTAAATTTCCATTTAGTTCAACTTCTCATGATCAGCACTGTGAACTG TGCCATTGCTTTGTTTGTGACGTGCGAGCACCATGTTGTTATTGGGGCTCAGGTATCACTAATACTGATCATTGTCATGCCACTGATAAAGAGGAAATTTGGAGTACTTTGCGGAAGAATTTCAGGCATGGGAGAAATGTTTCCGTGCCTCCTGTCACATCTCATTCTACAATAGTGCCCCAACATAACCATGTGCTGCATCGCGACATTATTCGGTTGACGACACAAAATCACGTTTCCAGACCAACTCCAGTTCGAGCTTCTGGGAACTGCATACCACAAAATAATGTCCCAAGGCCATCCATAATTCGTGCTTGTTCGTCCTCCTCTACCAAACATGGAGTTCCATATAACCCAACTGTGGGTAGCCGACATGTTCTAAATAGAAGCACGATTCAGCCGCGCTCGGGTTCACAGGAGTTGCTAGGTGTGCGTAATTCTGTAATTCAAAGGGATCGAGGTACTAAGACTAGGAACATGAGTTCCCAATTTGTCTCTTCGAACACAATGTCCAAAAGACTAGATACTGAAGTTCCTGCAACGGTGACCCGCAACGCATTTGTTCCACCAGAGAACATTAAGAACATTATTTCTGCTCGTGCATCACAGTATCAACCAGAGAACATTGAGAACATTACTTCTGCTCATGCATCACAGTATCAACGAAATCCTGCTTCAGTTACAACATCAAACGAAAGGAACCCGAACCTCATTGTCTGCCCAAACAATTCTGATACAAGTCTAGGAACACATACATATCAGAGCTCCTCACAACCGAGAATGGACCCCATTTTTGCAAACTCAGCACCCTCCCTATACCCACCATACAATCTGTGTGTTCCTCAGTCTAATGTATACAACGATACCAGTCGTGTTCAGAATCAAAGTCATCCTGCAACATATAATGGTTTTTCCGATTTTGACATTAATTGGGTCAATAACATCGATTTAAGCAATCAACAATCTTCTGCTGATTATTTACAGTTTCAAACCTCAGGGTCCACAAATGGGGAAGGACCATTCAAGGTAAATGGGGGAGATAAGTCTTATTACAATGAGCTTGAGAGCCTCCTTTTGGATAACCAGTGTGCTCCTGGAGGGTCTCTTACTGCAGGACTTAATGCACCATCTCCTCCTGATCATATACCTCTCGAAACTGGTATGCTTTTCTTTGATATCGAAAGCTCTTGGGATCGTCTAACTCGTGCATAG